A stretch of Lathyrus oleraceus cultivar Zhongwan6 chromosome 6, CAAS_Psat_ZW6_1.0, whole genome shotgun sequence DNA encodes these proteins:
- the LOC127095155 gene encoding DExH-box ATP-dependent RNA helicase DExH5, mitochondrial isoform X1, translating into MLPAPSIPKTLKPSFHLPFLAMKDRPSLSSHGAIYVPPHHRLRSVITSANSPTPVSAKLRENLTTIPTTIQTTLSDNKTNSRFVSAYDDVVSEVEVPSLPSGFPNDIMQEWKPKFTMLLNDESKQELISREKKDRRDFDEISVLASRMGLYSHMYSKVAVFSKVPLPNYRYDLDERKPQREVSMPITVFRRVGAHFEEYLSQKPRINKSFSDLSSSDGSLGTDEGLFEQPEPPSSSKAVVEKILWQRSLQMRDVQQAWQESSEGKRMLEFRSNLPAYNEKEAILSVISKNQVVIISGETGCGKTTQIPQFILESEIESIHGAACNIICTQPRRISAMSVSERVAFERGEKLGESVGYKVRLEGMKGRDTHLLFCTTGILLRRLLADRNLKGVTHVIVDEIHERGMNEDFLLIVLKELLPRRPELKLILMSATLDAELFSSYFNGAPVVNISGFTHPVRTLFLESILETTGYRLTPSNQIDDYGQERLWKMNKQAPRKRKSQIASAVEDAIRSADFKDYSLQTQESLSCWNPDCIGFSLIEYILCNICEDERPGAVLVFMTGWDDISSLKEKLQAHTVLGDPNRVLLLTCHGSMASSEQKEIFEEPEDGVRKIVLATNIAETSITIDDVVFVLDCGKAKETSYDALNNAPCLHPTWISKASAHQVMLYFCCVSGIHFYNMFNLQCCRASFSMLPIMYTGRAGRVQPGECYHLYPRCVYDGFAEYQLPEILRTPLQSLCLQIKSLRLGSISDFLSRALQSPEILAVQNAVEYLKIIGALDVNENLTILGHYLTKLPMEPKLGKMLLLGAILNCLDPILTVVAGLSVRDPFLTPLDKKDLAEAAKSQFSGAYSDHLALVRAYEGWKVAEIDLGGYEYCWKNFLSFQSMKSIDALRREFKGMLTDIGLVDSNTTSCNTWSYDVNLIRAVICYGLYPGICSVLHNEKSFTLKTMEDGQVLLYSNSVNARETKIPYPWLVFNEKIKVNSVFLRDSTAVSDSVVLLFGGSLSKGDADNHIKMLGGYLEFFMEPTVADMHQSIRRELDDFIQSKLLSPTMSIHSHHNLLSAVRCLISNDSCEGRFVFGRQVLKPSMKSVIPSQPASLVSRTESGPGGDNSKSQLQTLLTRAGYAAPVYKTKQLKNNQFRSSVDLNGVEIMGQPCSNKKSAEKDAAAEALQWLMGKQAGCEYIDHMSMLLKKSKKDHN; encoded by the exons G AGTGGTTTCCCCAATGATATCATGCAGGAGTGGAAACCAAAATTTACAATGCTCTTGAATGATGAGAGTAAGCAAGAGTTGATTTCAAGGGAGAAAAAAGATAGGCGTGATTTTGATGAAATATCAGTTTTGGCTAGTAGAATGGGCTTGTATAG CCATATGTATTCAAAGGTTGCTGTCTTCAGTAAGGTGCCACTTCCTAACTATAGATATGATTTGGACGAAAGGAAGCCTCAGAGGGAG GTGAGCATGCCTATCACTGTGTTCAGGCGGGTTGGTGCACATTTTGAGGAATACCTTAGTCAAAAGCCCAGGATAAACAAAAGCTTTTCAGATTTGTCAAGCAGTGATGGCAGTCTTGGTACAGATGAAGGGCTTTTTGAACAGCCTGAGCCGCCATCATCCAGTAAGGCTGTTGTGGAGAAAATTCTCTGGCAGAGAAGCTTACAAATGCGAGATGTGCAACAAGCTTGGCAG GAGTCATCTGAAGGAAAAAGAATGCTAGAATTTCGAAGCAATCTCCCCGCTTATAATGAGAAAGAAGCAATATTATCGGTCATATCAAAGAATCAG GTAGTCATCATTTCAGGCGAAACAGGTTGTGGCAAGACAACACAAATTCCTCAATTTATTTTAGAGTCTGAGATAGAATCAATTCATGGAGCTGCTTGTAATATTATATGCACACAGCCAAGACGCATTTCAGCCATGTCTGTTTCAGAAAGGGTTGCTTTTGAGAGAGGGGAGAAATTGGGTGAATCT GTTGGATATAAAGTTCGACTGGAGGGAATGAAAGGGAGAGATACCCATCTTCTCTTTTGCACCACAGGCATCTTATTAAGAAGATTACTGGCTGATAGAAACCTTAAAGGTGTAACTCATGTTATTGTCGATGAAATTCATGAACGTGGGATGAATGAAG ATTTTTTGCTTATTGTCCTTAAAGAACTCCTTCCCCGTCGGCCCGAACTCAAACTGATTTTGATGAGTGCTACCCTAGATGCAGAGCTCTTCTCTTCATATTTTAATGGGGCTCCAGTAGTGAATATATCG GGCTTTACACACCCTGTTAGAACTCTCTTTTTGGAGAGCATTCTTGAAACGACGGGCTATCGATTGACTCCTTCTAATCAAATTGATGATTATGGCCAAGAGAGGTTGTGGAAAATGAACAAACAGGCCCCAAGAAAGAGGAAAAGTCAAATTGCTTCTGCCGTGGAG GATGCAATTAGATCTGCTGATTTCAAAGATTACAGCCTTCAGACACAGGAGTCTTTGTCATGTTGGAATCCAGACTGTATTGGTTTTAGTCTCATAGAATATATCCTGTGCAATATTTGTGAGGATGAAAGGCCTGGCGCTGTTTTGGTTTTCATGACTGGGTGGGATGATATCAGCTCTCTGAAAGAGAAGCTCCAAGCACATACTGTCTTGGGAGATCCAAACCGTGTTTTGTTGCTTACGTGTCATGGCTCAATGGCTAGTTCAGAGCAA AAAGAAATATTTGAAGAGCCTGAAGATGGAGTGAGAAAAATAGTGCTAGCAACAAATATTGCTGAAACGAGTATCACAATAGATGATGTTGTTTTTGTTCTGGACTGTGGAAAAGCAAAAGAAACATCATATGATGCACTGAATAATGCGCCTTGTTTGCATCCTACATGGATCTCTAAGGCTTCTGCTCATCAAGTAATGTTATACTTTTGTTGTGTATCTGGCATTCACTTTTATAATATGTTCAATTTACAATGTTGCCGAGCATCGTTTTCTATGCTGCCAATCATGTATAC AGGAAGAGCTGGCCGTGTTCAACCTGGAGAGTGTTACCATCTCTATCCTAGATGTGTATATGATGGTTTTGCAGAGTATCAATTGCCAGAAATTTTGAGAACACCTTTGCAGTCTCTCTGTTTACAAATCAAAAGTCTAAGACTTGGAAGTATATCTGACTTCTTGTCTAGGGCTTTGCAGTCTCCTGAGATACTCGCG GTACAAAATGCAGTTGAATATCTAAAAATAATTGGGGCTTTGGACGTGAATGAGAATCTGACAATTCTAG GACACTATTTGACAAAGCTTCCTATGGAACCCAAACTTGGCAAGATGCTTCTATTAGGTGCTATCCTCAATTGCCTGGATCCCATATTAACTGTTGTTGCTGGTCTTAGTGTGAGAGATCCTTTTCTAACACCACTGGATAAAAAAGAT CTTGCCGAGGCGGCAAAATCTCAATTCTCTGGTGCATACAGTGACCACCTAGCACTTGTGCGCGCTTATGAGGGTTGGAAAGTTGCTGAGATAGACCTGGGTGGATATGAATATTGTTGGAAAAACTTTCTTTCATTCCAATCCATGAAATCTATTGATGCTCTTCGGAGGGAGTTCAAAGGCATGCTTACAGATATTGGATTAGTTGATAGCAACACAACAAGCTGTAACACATGGAGCTATGATGTGAATCTTATCCGGGCAGTTATTTGCTATGGTCTATATCCTGGAATTTGTTCTGTGCTG CATAATGAGAAGTCATTCACTTTGAAAACAATGGAGGATGGTCAAGTGCTCTTATATTCG AACTCGGTTAATGCCCGGGAAACTAAAATTCCATATCCGTGGTTAGTTTTTAATGAGAAGATAAAAGTGAACTCAGTTTTTCTCCGTGACTCAACAGCCGTGTCTGATTCAGTAGTGCTTTTGTTTGGTGGAAGCTTATCAAAAGGAGATGCT GATAATCACATAAAAATGTTAGGAGGATATCTGGAGTTTTTCATGGAACCTACTGTTGCTGATATGCATCAGAGTATAAGGAGAGAACTTGATGACTTCATTCAAAGCAAA CTACTTTCTCCAACAATGAGCATACACTCGCATCATAACCTCCTATCCGCGGTACGGTGTCTGATTTCCAACGACTCATGTGAAGGCAGATTTGTATTTGGTCGCCAGGTCCTTAAACCATCAATGAAATCCGTGATCCCCTCACAGCCAGCATCATTGGTTTCAAGGACAGAGAGTGGACCTGGGGGTGATAATTCTAAGAGTCAGCTCCAAACTTTGCTTACAAGAGCAGGATATGCTGCACCTGTCTACAAGACTAAACAGTTGAAGAACAACCAGTTTCGATCTTCAGTTGACTTAAATGGAGTGGAGATAATGGGTCAACCTTGTAGCAATAAAAAGAGTGCAGAAAAAGATGCTGCAGCTGAAGCACTGCAATGGTTAATGGGCAAGCAAGCTGGCTGTGAATATATCGATCACATGTCGATGTTGCTGAAAAAAAGTAAGAAGGATCACAATTAA
- the LOC127095155 gene encoding DExH-box ATP-dependent RNA helicase DExH5, mitochondrial isoform X2, which translates to MLPAPSIPKTLKPSFHLPFLAMKDRPSLSSHGAIYVPPHHRLRSVITSANSPTPVSAKLRENLTTIPTTIQTTLSDNKTNSRFVSAYDDVVSEVEVPSLPSGFPNDIMQEWKPKFTMLLNDESKQELISREKKDRRDFDEISVLASRMGLYSHMYSKVAVFSKVPLPNYRYDLDERKPQREVSMPITVFRRVGAHFEEYLSQKPRINKSFSDLSSSDGSLGTDEGLFEQPEPPSSSKAVVEKILWQRSLQMRDVQQAWQESSEGKRMLEFRSNLPAYNEKEAILSVISKNQVVIISGETGCGKTTQIPQFILESEIESIHGAACNIICTQPRRISAMSVSERVAFERGEKLGESVGYKVRLEGMKGRDTHLLFCTTGILLRRLLADRNLKGVTHVIVDEIHERGMNEDFLLIVLKELLPRRPELKLILMSATLDAELFSSYFNGAPVVNISGFTHPVRTLFLESILETTGYRLTPSNQIDDYGQERLWKMNKQAPRKRKSQIASAVEDAIRSADFKDYSLQTQESLSCWNPDCIGFSLIEYILCNICEDERPGAVLVFMTGWDDISSLKEKLQAHTVLGDPNRVLLLTCHGSMASSEQKEIFEEPEDGVRKIVLATNIAETSITIDDVVFVLDCGKAKETSYDALNNAPCLHPTWISKASAHQRRGRAGRVQPGECYHLYPRCVYDGFAEYQLPEILRTPLQSLCLQIKSLRLGSISDFLSRALQSPEILAVQNAVEYLKIIGALDVNENLTILGHYLTKLPMEPKLGKMLLLGAILNCLDPILTVVAGLSVRDPFLTPLDKKDLAEAAKSQFSGAYSDHLALVRAYEGWKVAEIDLGGYEYCWKNFLSFQSMKSIDALRREFKGMLTDIGLVDSNTTSCNTWSYDVNLIRAVICYGLYPGICSVLHNEKSFTLKTMEDGQVLLYSNSVNARETKIPYPWLVFNEKIKVNSVFLRDSTAVSDSVVLLFGGSLSKGDADNHIKMLGGYLEFFMEPTVADMHQSIRRELDDFIQSKLLSPTMSIHSHHNLLSAVRCLISNDSCEGRFVFGRQVLKPSMKSVIPSQPASLVSRTESGPGGDNSKSQLQTLLTRAGYAAPVYKTKQLKNNQFRSSVDLNGVEIMGQPCSNKKSAEKDAAAEALQWLMGKQAGCEYIDHMSMLLKKSKKDHN; encoded by the exons G AGTGGTTTCCCCAATGATATCATGCAGGAGTGGAAACCAAAATTTACAATGCTCTTGAATGATGAGAGTAAGCAAGAGTTGATTTCAAGGGAGAAAAAAGATAGGCGTGATTTTGATGAAATATCAGTTTTGGCTAGTAGAATGGGCTTGTATAG CCATATGTATTCAAAGGTTGCTGTCTTCAGTAAGGTGCCACTTCCTAACTATAGATATGATTTGGACGAAAGGAAGCCTCAGAGGGAG GTGAGCATGCCTATCACTGTGTTCAGGCGGGTTGGTGCACATTTTGAGGAATACCTTAGTCAAAAGCCCAGGATAAACAAAAGCTTTTCAGATTTGTCAAGCAGTGATGGCAGTCTTGGTACAGATGAAGGGCTTTTTGAACAGCCTGAGCCGCCATCATCCAGTAAGGCTGTTGTGGAGAAAATTCTCTGGCAGAGAAGCTTACAAATGCGAGATGTGCAACAAGCTTGGCAG GAGTCATCTGAAGGAAAAAGAATGCTAGAATTTCGAAGCAATCTCCCCGCTTATAATGAGAAAGAAGCAATATTATCGGTCATATCAAAGAATCAG GTAGTCATCATTTCAGGCGAAACAGGTTGTGGCAAGACAACACAAATTCCTCAATTTATTTTAGAGTCTGAGATAGAATCAATTCATGGAGCTGCTTGTAATATTATATGCACACAGCCAAGACGCATTTCAGCCATGTCTGTTTCAGAAAGGGTTGCTTTTGAGAGAGGGGAGAAATTGGGTGAATCT GTTGGATATAAAGTTCGACTGGAGGGAATGAAAGGGAGAGATACCCATCTTCTCTTTTGCACCACAGGCATCTTATTAAGAAGATTACTGGCTGATAGAAACCTTAAAGGTGTAACTCATGTTATTGTCGATGAAATTCATGAACGTGGGATGAATGAAG ATTTTTTGCTTATTGTCCTTAAAGAACTCCTTCCCCGTCGGCCCGAACTCAAACTGATTTTGATGAGTGCTACCCTAGATGCAGAGCTCTTCTCTTCATATTTTAATGGGGCTCCAGTAGTGAATATATCG GGCTTTACACACCCTGTTAGAACTCTCTTTTTGGAGAGCATTCTTGAAACGACGGGCTATCGATTGACTCCTTCTAATCAAATTGATGATTATGGCCAAGAGAGGTTGTGGAAAATGAACAAACAGGCCCCAAGAAAGAGGAAAAGTCAAATTGCTTCTGCCGTGGAG GATGCAATTAGATCTGCTGATTTCAAAGATTACAGCCTTCAGACACAGGAGTCTTTGTCATGTTGGAATCCAGACTGTATTGGTTTTAGTCTCATAGAATATATCCTGTGCAATATTTGTGAGGATGAAAGGCCTGGCGCTGTTTTGGTTTTCATGACTGGGTGGGATGATATCAGCTCTCTGAAAGAGAAGCTCCAAGCACATACTGTCTTGGGAGATCCAAACCGTGTTTTGTTGCTTACGTGTCATGGCTCAATGGCTAGTTCAGAGCAA AAAGAAATATTTGAAGAGCCTGAAGATGGAGTGAGAAAAATAGTGCTAGCAACAAATATTGCTGAAACGAGTATCACAATAGATGATGTTGTTTTTGTTCTGGACTGTGGAAAAGCAAAAGAAACATCATATGATGCACTGAATAATGCGCCTTGTTTGCATCCTACATGGATCTCTAAGGCTTCTGCTCATCAA AGAAGAGGAAGAGCTGGCCGTGTTCAACCTGGAGAGTGTTACCATCTCTATCCTAGATGTGTATATGATGGTTTTGCAGAGTATCAATTGCCAGAAATTTTGAGAACACCTTTGCAGTCTCTCTGTTTACAAATCAAAAGTCTAAGACTTGGAAGTATATCTGACTTCTTGTCTAGGGCTTTGCAGTCTCCTGAGATACTCGCG GTACAAAATGCAGTTGAATATCTAAAAATAATTGGGGCTTTGGACGTGAATGAGAATCTGACAATTCTAG GACACTATTTGACAAAGCTTCCTATGGAACCCAAACTTGGCAAGATGCTTCTATTAGGTGCTATCCTCAATTGCCTGGATCCCATATTAACTGTTGTTGCTGGTCTTAGTGTGAGAGATCCTTTTCTAACACCACTGGATAAAAAAGAT CTTGCCGAGGCGGCAAAATCTCAATTCTCTGGTGCATACAGTGACCACCTAGCACTTGTGCGCGCTTATGAGGGTTGGAAAGTTGCTGAGATAGACCTGGGTGGATATGAATATTGTTGGAAAAACTTTCTTTCATTCCAATCCATGAAATCTATTGATGCTCTTCGGAGGGAGTTCAAAGGCATGCTTACAGATATTGGATTAGTTGATAGCAACACAACAAGCTGTAACACATGGAGCTATGATGTGAATCTTATCCGGGCAGTTATTTGCTATGGTCTATATCCTGGAATTTGTTCTGTGCTG CATAATGAGAAGTCATTCACTTTGAAAACAATGGAGGATGGTCAAGTGCTCTTATATTCG AACTCGGTTAATGCCCGGGAAACTAAAATTCCATATCCGTGGTTAGTTTTTAATGAGAAGATAAAAGTGAACTCAGTTTTTCTCCGTGACTCAACAGCCGTGTCTGATTCAGTAGTGCTTTTGTTTGGTGGAAGCTTATCAAAAGGAGATGCT GATAATCACATAAAAATGTTAGGAGGATATCTGGAGTTTTTCATGGAACCTACTGTTGCTGATATGCATCAGAGTATAAGGAGAGAACTTGATGACTTCATTCAAAGCAAA CTACTTTCTCCAACAATGAGCATACACTCGCATCATAACCTCCTATCCGCGGTACGGTGTCTGATTTCCAACGACTCATGTGAAGGCAGATTTGTATTTGGTCGCCAGGTCCTTAAACCATCAATGAAATCCGTGATCCCCTCACAGCCAGCATCATTGGTTTCAAGGACAGAGAGTGGACCTGGGGGTGATAATTCTAAGAGTCAGCTCCAAACTTTGCTTACAAGAGCAGGATATGCTGCACCTGTCTACAAGACTAAACAGTTGAAGAACAACCAGTTTCGATCTTCAGTTGACTTAAATGGAGTGGAGATAATGGGTCAACCTTGTAGCAATAAAAAGAGTGCAGAAAAAGATGCTGCAGCTGAAGCACTGCAATGGTTAATGGGCAAGCAAGCTGGCTGTGAATATATCGATCACATGTCGATGTTGCTGAAAAAAAGTAAGAAGGATCACAATTAA
- the LOC127095155 gene encoding DExH-box ATP-dependent RNA helicase DExH5, mitochondrial isoform X3, with amino-acid sequence MKYQFWLVEWACIAICIQRLLSSVRCHFLTIDMIWTKGSLRGRRVGAHFEEYLSQKPRINKSFSDLSSSDGSLGTDEGLFEQPEPPSSSKAVVEKILWQRSLQMRDVQQAWQESSEGKRMLEFRSNLPAYNEKEAILSVISKNQVVIISGETGCGKTTQIPQFILESEIESIHGAACNIICTQPRRISAMSVSERVAFERGEKLGESVGYKVRLEGMKGRDTHLLFCTTGILLRRLLADRNLKGVTHVIVDEIHERGMNEDFLLIVLKELLPRRPELKLILMSATLDAELFSSYFNGAPVVNISGFTHPVRTLFLESILETTGYRLTPSNQIDDYGQERLWKMNKQAPRKRKSQIASAVEDAIRSADFKDYSLQTQESLSCWNPDCIGFSLIEYILCNICEDERPGAVLVFMTGWDDISSLKEKLQAHTVLGDPNRVLLLTCHGSMASSEQKEIFEEPEDGVRKIVLATNIAETSITIDDVVFVLDCGKAKETSYDALNNAPCLHPTWISKASAHQVMLYFCCVSGIHFYNMFNLQCCRASFSMLPIMYTGRAGRVQPGECYHLYPRCVYDGFAEYQLPEILRTPLQSLCLQIKSLRLGSISDFLSRALQSPEILAVQNAVEYLKIIGALDVNENLTILGHYLTKLPMEPKLGKMLLLGAILNCLDPILTVVAGLSVRDPFLTPLDKKDLAEAAKSQFSGAYSDHLALVRAYEGWKVAEIDLGGYEYCWKNFLSFQSMKSIDALRREFKGMLTDIGLVDSNTTSCNTWSYDVNLIRAVICYGLYPGICSVLHNEKSFTLKTMEDGQVLLYSNSVNARETKIPYPWLVFNEKIKVNSVFLRDSTAVSDSVVLLFGGSLSKGDADNHIKMLGGYLEFFMEPTVADMHQSIRRELDDFIQSKLLSPTMSIHSHHNLLSAVRCLISNDSCEGRFVFGRQVLKPSMKSVIPSQPASLVSRTESGPGGDNSKSQLQTLLTRAGYAAPVYKTKQLKNNQFRSSVDLNGVEIMGQPCSNKKSAEKDAAAEALQWLMGKQAGCEYIDHMSMLLKKSKKDHN; translated from the exons ATGAAATATCAGTTTTGGCTAGTAGAATGGGCTTGTATAG CCATATGTATTCAAAGGTTGCTGTCTTCAGTAAGGTGCCACTTCCTAACTATAGATATGATTTGGACGAAAGGAAGCCTCAGAGGGAG GCGGGTTGGTGCACATTTTGAGGAATACCTTAGTCAAAAGCCCAGGATAAACAAAAGCTTTTCAGATTTGTCAAGCAGTGATGGCAGTCTTGGTACAGATGAAGGGCTTTTTGAACAGCCTGAGCCGCCATCATCCAGTAAGGCTGTTGTGGAGAAAATTCTCTGGCAGAGAAGCTTACAAATGCGAGATGTGCAACAAGCTTGGCAG GAGTCATCTGAAGGAAAAAGAATGCTAGAATTTCGAAGCAATCTCCCCGCTTATAATGAGAAAGAAGCAATATTATCGGTCATATCAAAGAATCAG GTAGTCATCATTTCAGGCGAAACAGGTTGTGGCAAGACAACACAAATTCCTCAATTTATTTTAGAGTCTGAGATAGAATCAATTCATGGAGCTGCTTGTAATATTATATGCACACAGCCAAGACGCATTTCAGCCATGTCTGTTTCAGAAAGGGTTGCTTTTGAGAGAGGGGAGAAATTGGGTGAATCT GTTGGATATAAAGTTCGACTGGAGGGAATGAAAGGGAGAGATACCCATCTTCTCTTTTGCACCACAGGCATCTTATTAAGAAGATTACTGGCTGATAGAAACCTTAAAGGTGTAACTCATGTTATTGTCGATGAAATTCATGAACGTGGGATGAATGAAG ATTTTTTGCTTATTGTCCTTAAAGAACTCCTTCCCCGTCGGCCCGAACTCAAACTGATTTTGATGAGTGCTACCCTAGATGCAGAGCTCTTCTCTTCATATTTTAATGGGGCTCCAGTAGTGAATATATCG GGCTTTACACACCCTGTTAGAACTCTCTTTTTGGAGAGCATTCTTGAAACGACGGGCTATCGATTGACTCCTTCTAATCAAATTGATGATTATGGCCAAGAGAGGTTGTGGAAAATGAACAAACAGGCCCCAAGAAAGAGGAAAAGTCAAATTGCTTCTGCCGTGGAG GATGCAATTAGATCTGCTGATTTCAAAGATTACAGCCTTCAGACACAGGAGTCTTTGTCATGTTGGAATCCAGACTGTATTGGTTTTAGTCTCATAGAATATATCCTGTGCAATATTTGTGAGGATGAAAGGCCTGGCGCTGTTTTGGTTTTCATGACTGGGTGGGATGATATCAGCTCTCTGAAAGAGAAGCTCCAAGCACATACTGTCTTGGGAGATCCAAACCGTGTTTTGTTGCTTACGTGTCATGGCTCAATGGCTAGTTCAGAGCAA AAAGAAATATTTGAAGAGCCTGAAGATGGAGTGAGAAAAATAGTGCTAGCAACAAATATTGCTGAAACGAGTATCACAATAGATGATGTTGTTTTTGTTCTGGACTGTGGAAAAGCAAAAGAAACATCATATGATGCACTGAATAATGCGCCTTGTTTGCATCCTACATGGATCTCTAAGGCTTCTGCTCATCAAGTAATGTTATACTTTTGTTGTGTATCTGGCATTCACTTTTATAATATGTTCAATTTACAATGTTGCCGAGCATCGTTTTCTATGCTGCCAATCATGTATAC AGGAAGAGCTGGCCGTGTTCAACCTGGAGAGTGTTACCATCTCTATCCTAGATGTGTATATGATGGTTTTGCAGAGTATCAATTGCCAGAAATTTTGAGAACACCTTTGCAGTCTCTCTGTTTACAAATCAAAAGTCTAAGACTTGGAAGTATATCTGACTTCTTGTCTAGGGCTTTGCAGTCTCCTGAGATACTCGCG GTACAAAATGCAGTTGAATATCTAAAAATAATTGGGGCTTTGGACGTGAATGAGAATCTGACAATTCTAG GACACTATTTGACAAAGCTTCCTATGGAACCCAAACTTGGCAAGATGCTTCTATTAGGTGCTATCCTCAATTGCCTGGATCCCATATTAACTGTTGTTGCTGGTCTTAGTGTGAGAGATCCTTTTCTAACACCACTGGATAAAAAAGAT CTTGCCGAGGCGGCAAAATCTCAATTCTCTGGTGCATACAGTGACCACCTAGCACTTGTGCGCGCTTATGAGGGTTGGAAAGTTGCTGAGATAGACCTGGGTGGATATGAATATTGTTGGAAAAACTTTCTTTCATTCCAATCCATGAAATCTATTGATGCTCTTCGGAGGGAGTTCAAAGGCATGCTTACAGATATTGGATTAGTTGATAGCAACACAACAAGCTGTAACACATGGAGCTATGATGTGAATCTTATCCGGGCAGTTATTTGCTATGGTCTATATCCTGGAATTTGTTCTGTGCTG CATAATGAGAAGTCATTCACTTTGAAAACAATGGAGGATGGTCAAGTGCTCTTATATTCG AACTCGGTTAATGCCCGGGAAACTAAAATTCCATATCCGTGGTTAGTTTTTAATGAGAAGATAAAAGTGAACTCAGTTTTTCTCCGTGACTCAACAGCCGTGTCTGATTCAGTAGTGCTTTTGTTTGGTGGAAGCTTATCAAAAGGAGATGCT GATAATCACATAAAAATGTTAGGAGGATATCTGGAGTTTTTCATGGAACCTACTGTTGCTGATATGCATCAGAGTATAAGGAGAGAACTTGATGACTTCATTCAAAGCAAA CTACTTTCTCCAACAATGAGCATACACTCGCATCATAACCTCCTATCCGCGGTACGGTGTCTGATTTCCAACGACTCATGTGAAGGCAGATTTGTATTTGGTCGCCAGGTCCTTAAACCATCAATGAAATCCGTGATCCCCTCACAGCCAGCATCATTGGTTTCAAGGACAGAGAGTGGACCTGGGGGTGATAATTCTAAGAGTCAGCTCCAAACTTTGCTTACAAGAGCAGGATATGCTGCACCTGTCTACAAGACTAAACAGTTGAAGAACAACCAGTTTCGATCTTCAGTTGACTTAAATGGAGTGGAGATAATGGGTCAACCTTGTAGCAATAAAAAGAGTGCAGAAAAAGATGCTGCAGCTGAAGCACTGCAATGGTTAATGGGCAAGCAAGCTGGCTGTGAATATATCGATCACATGTCGATGTTGCTGAAAAAAAGTAAGAAGGATCACAATTAA